The Vibrio pomeroyi genome window below encodes:
- a CDS encoding LysE family translocator: protein MEIWKLLLFIPACFALNMTPGPNNLLSMNNARCYGFKAAFIAGLGRIFAFSGMIALAASGLAVVLYTSETLFFLIKLFGAMYLLWIAFNLWRSQASPVVGIERNKNWFGLVKQEFALAAGNPKAILIFTAFLPQFVDVTANVNTQFFILGSTFLVLEMLAISIYAAFGLYLKNWFSKPLMAKRFNKACSVFLALSGANLLVSRQ from the coding sequence ATGGAAATATGGAAGTTGCTGCTGTTTATTCCAGCATGCTTTGCGCTGAACATGACGCCTGGCCCAAATAATCTTTTGTCGATGAATAATGCCCGTTGCTATGGCTTTAAAGCTGCATTTATTGCAGGGTTAGGCAGAATCTTTGCTTTCTCTGGAATGATTGCGTTGGCGGCGTCTGGCTTGGCCGTTGTACTTTATACTTCCGAGACCTTGTTCTTTCTTATCAAGTTGTTTGGTGCCATGTATTTGCTTTGGATCGCGTTTAATTTATGGCGCTCTCAAGCTAGCCCTGTCGTAGGCATCGAACGCAATAAAAACTGGTTTGGTCTAGTTAAACAAGAGTTTGCACTCGCAGCTGGCAATCCCAAAGCGATACTTATCTTCACTGCATTCCTACCTCAATTTGTAGATGTCACCGCGAATGTAAACACGCAATTCTTCATCCTAGGAAGCACATTCTTAGTGTTAGAAATGCTCGCGATTTCTATCTACGCGGCTTTTGGCTTATACCTAAAAAACTGGTTCTCCAAACCGCTAATGGCTAAGCGTTTCAACAAAGCGTGCTCGGTTTTTCTTGCTCTATCTGGTGCTAATCTGCTGGTGAGTCGACAGTAA
- a CDS encoding choline kinase: MSNKDLSKMGSAKVTLVNRNGVPCIRKQGVDEVEISFYQHAAQQLSRVNSPKLLAVEGDDLFIEHIPHSLTLNELQASPEVYQKLSRIHRSQYSPSFSVKEHSWSCCDTETALASLKLPLVTQDSLLRIQQLSGALFDHRTLVSGDANEGNWGRRDNGQLVLFDWERFGYGSPAIDLAPLVSRMGTLSDYEFIVDQYLLHNNLISREDLIRQLIIAKSWIVIEVTNILVSRNNPEASKYIHWFREQLPTWLATVEGQL; encoded by the coding sequence ATGAGCAACAAAGACCTATCTAAAATGGGTTCGGCTAAGGTAACTCTTGTAAATCGTAATGGCGTACCTTGTATTCGTAAGCAGGGAGTGGATGAGGTTGAGATTTCTTTTTATCAACATGCAGCGCAACAGTTGTCTCGGGTAAATAGCCCTAAGTTATTAGCTGTGGAAGGCGATGATCTCTTTATCGAGCATATTCCGCATTCTTTAACATTAAATGAACTTCAAGCCTCCCCAGAGGTGTATCAGAAACTATCACGTATTCATCGTTCTCAATACTCGCCGAGTTTTTCAGTGAAAGAGCACAGTTGGAGCTGCTGTGATACCGAAACTGCATTGGCTTCTCTGAAACTACCTCTAGTAACACAAGACAGCTTACTGCGTATTCAGCAATTGAGTGGTGCTTTGTTCGACCATAGAACCTTGGTCTCTGGTGATGCGAACGAAGGAAATTGGGGAAGACGAGATAACGGTCAGCTGGTGTTATTTGATTGGGAGCGTTTTGGTTATGGCAGCCCAGCTATCGATTTGGCACCGCTCGTTTCTCGTATGGGTACTTTGTCTGACTATGAGTTTATTGTTGACCAGTACCTACTTCATAACAATTTAATTTCCCGAGAAGATTTAATAAGGCAATTGATCATCGCGAAAAGCTGGATCGTAATCGAAGTCACGAATATATTAGTCTCGCGTAACAACCCTGAAGCTTCGAAATACATCCACTGGTTTAGGGAGCAATTGCCAACTTGGCTAGCTACTGTGGAAGGTCAGCTATAA
- a CDS encoding GNAT family N-acetyltransferase: MNIVCAEKQELAEIYQLEHALFGDHAYPQFFIRQAFDCWGKGLLVSKQDSKIAGYALTTTTDKQNEFWVLSLAVDPNYRGMGIGRKLMQHAIAQLPQESKLLLTVNPNNASACALYASMGFATIKQEENYFGDDEPRLVMQLII; this comes from the coding sequence ATGAATATTGTCTGTGCGGAAAAACAGGAACTGGCTGAAATTTACCAGCTTGAACATGCTTTGTTTGGTGACCATGCCTATCCGCAATTTTTCATTCGTCAGGCATTTGATTGCTGGGGAAAAGGCTTATTAGTTTCTAAGCAAGACTCAAAGATTGCGGGCTATGCCTTAACGACAACCACAGACAAGCAGAATGAGTTTTGGGTCCTATCATTAGCAGTAGACCCGAACTATCGTGGTATGGGAATTGGCCGGAAACTGATGCAGCATGCAATAGCTCAACTTCCTCAAGAATCTAAGTTATTACTCACCGTGAACCCAAATAACGCATCGGCTTGTGCGCTTTATGCATCGATGGGATTCGCTACGATTAAACAAGAAGAAAACTACTTTGGTGATGATGAGCCAAGGTTGGTGATGCAGCTCATCATCTAG
- a CDS encoding DUF3429 domain-containing protein, translated as MRADYMATTQTRNTMAKLGYMGLVPFLFGLLLSLTDSQFIGISGETLFITYSVVILSFLSGILWGNGIENFESQSSNKALILSNVIVLVAWLAVLLGEQKEFVTTLILIIGYITVWRAERTMREENQIQGPDGYFDMRTRLTSSVVLIHGIVMLT; from the coding sequence ATGAGGGCGGATTACATGGCTACAACTCAAACCCGTAACACCATGGCGAAGCTGGGGTACATGGGATTAGTCCCTTTTCTATTCGGCCTACTGCTGTCTCTGACCGACAGCCAATTCATCGGAATAAGTGGGGAAACGCTCTTCATCACCTACAGCGTGGTTATATTGAGTTTTCTTTCGGGTATCTTGTGGGGAAATGGCATCGAAAACTTCGAAAGCCAATCAAGCAACAAAGCGCTGATTCTTAGCAACGTAATTGTGTTAGTCGCATGGTTGGCGGTGTTACTGGGAGAGCAAAAAGAGTTTGTCACTACCTTGATTCTTATTATTGGCTACATTACGGTTTGGCGAGCTGAAAGAACGATGAGAGAAGAGAACCAGATCCAAGGCCCAGATGGCTACTTTGATATGAGAACTCGGCTCACCTCTAGCGTCGTATTGATACACGGTATCGTGATGCTAACGTAG
- a CDS encoding glutathione peroxidase, translated as MKCSLLCSTALITSLTSSIAFAASCPEILNGKQRLLNSTEEIALCDEFQGKTLLVVNTASQCGFTPQFEQLEQLHQTYKDQGFTVIGFPSNDFRQDKGSEERSAKVCYLDYGVTFPMMARASLSGSSANPVFAEIQQQAGVTPKWNFYKFLISKEGKVVATFPSSTSPVSATLKNAIEQQL; from the coding sequence ATGAAATGTTCACTACTTTGCTCAACTGCATTGATTACCAGCCTAACAAGCTCTATCGCTTTTGCAGCGAGCTGTCCCGAGATACTTAATGGCAAACAACGTTTGTTAAACTCAACCGAAGAAATCGCCTTGTGTGATGAATTTCAAGGCAAGACTCTCTTAGTAGTTAACACTGCGAGCCAATGTGGCTTCACTCCGCAATTTGAGCAGCTCGAGCAACTTCATCAAACCTACAAAGACCAAGGCTTCACGGTTATCGGCTTTCCAAGTAATGATTTTCGCCAAGACAAAGGAAGCGAAGAGAGGTCGGCTAAAGTGTGTTATCTCGACTACGGTGTGACCTTCCCTATGATGGCGCGAGCTTCGCTGTCTGGCAGTAGCGCCAACCCAGTCTTTGCCGAGATACAGCAGCAAGCGGGCGTAACGCCTAAGTGGAATTTTTACAAATTCTTGATCAGTAAAGAAGGCAAAGTGGTCGCCACCTTCCCTAGCTCAACATCACCAGTGAGTGCCACGCTCAAAAACGCGATTGAGCAGCAGTTATGA
- a CDS encoding AarF/ABC1/UbiB kinase family protein, whose product MSAKERNLPTHRISRFSKFASLATRVAGNVLTEGTKQIAQGNRPKAKDLLLTPQNIARLTDQLAHLRGAAMKLGQMLSMDAGDVLEPELADILSRLRSDADPLPTKQLNQVLESSLGSHWKTEFLSFNFKPIASASIGQVHQAYSDAGDKLAVKVQYPGIRKSIDSDVDNVGTLLNIVGLIPKSVDYKGLLEEAKKQLHDEADYAREADYATRYHDALKDHSHFVVPKIHPQVSSESVLAMDFIEGVPIEQIEGYDQSTRDFVMHSLLELLFRELFDFKMVQTDPNFANYLYVENTRQIGLLDFGATREYSNRFSEGYRLAFSSVINNNEQGLNQALEQIGFFSETILPDQRRAILNLVKMACEPMLVDEEYDFKASGLAQRLREAGTILSMEQEYWHTPPADALFLHRKIGGMYLLAARLGAKVNISRLVDPYLIAESKSTTKNDRENDGK is encoded by the coding sequence ATGTCGGCAAAAGAGAGAAACCTTCCCACACATCGAATTTCTAGATTCAGTAAGTTTGCCTCGCTGGCGACAAGGGTCGCGGGTAATGTGCTCACGGAAGGCACCAAGCAAATTGCACAAGGCAACAGGCCCAAAGCAAAAGACTTACTGTTAACGCCACAGAATATTGCTCGTCTGACCGATCAACTCGCCCACTTGCGCGGCGCTGCGATGAAGTTAGGACAAATGCTGTCAATGGATGCGGGCGATGTCCTAGAACCTGAATTAGCCGACATTCTTTCTCGCCTGCGCTCAGACGCCGACCCGCTGCCAACCAAACAACTCAATCAAGTGTTAGAAAGCTCGCTCGGGAGCCATTGGAAAACCGAATTCCTTTCCTTCAACTTTAAACCGATTGCCAGTGCGTCTATCGGCCAGGTTCACCAAGCCTATAGTGATGCTGGGGACAAACTCGCCGTCAAAGTCCAATACCCTGGCATTCGAAAAAGCATCGACAGTGATGTAGATAATGTAGGCACACTGCTCAATATTGTTGGCTTGATACCAAAGTCGGTCGACTACAAAGGCTTGTTAGAAGAGGCAAAGAAACAGCTCCACGATGAAGCGGACTATGCTCGTGAGGCTGACTACGCGACTCGTTATCATGATGCATTAAAGGATCACTCTCACTTCGTCGTACCCAAGATTCATCCCCAAGTATCCTCAGAATCGGTGCTAGCCATGGACTTCATTGAGGGCGTCCCGATAGAGCAAATAGAAGGTTACGATCAAAGCACCCGTGACTTTGTAATGCACAGCTTGCTCGAGCTTTTGTTCAGAGAATTGTTCGATTTCAAAATGGTGCAAACCGACCCCAATTTCGCCAACTATCTTTACGTTGAAAACACTCGCCAGATTGGGCTATTAGACTTCGGAGCAACCCGTGAATACAGCAACCGCTTCAGCGAGGGTTATCGCTTAGCCTTTTCGTCAGTGATTAATAACAATGAACAAGGGCTCAACCAAGCGTTAGAGCAAATTGGATTCTTCAGCGAGACTATTCTTCCCGATCAACGCCGAGCGATTCTAAACCTCGTAAAAATGGCCTGTGAGCCGATGTTGGTTGACGAAGAGTACGACTTCAAAGCGAGTGGATTGGCACAGCGACTCCGTGAAGCAGGCACCATATTGAGCATGGAGCAAGAGTATTGGCATACCCCACCTGCCGATGCGCTGTTCCTACACCGAAAAATTGGTGGCATGTATCTACTCGCAGCTCGCCTTGGTGCGAAAGTGAATATCAGTCGCTTGGTCGATCCATACCTCATCGCAGAGAGCAAAAGCACAACTAAGAACGATAGGGAAAACGACGGTAAATAA
- a CDS encoding DUF393 domain-containing protein — MTQLTIFYDGTCPLCAKEMAALAKHDTENKIQTIDIYSEAFSDYPQIDADAANTILHALDENGKLLLGLDVTYQAWRLVGKGWLYAPLRWAIFKPVADWCYLRFAKNRYKVSFWLTGKSRCDGNSCTK, encoded by the coding sequence ATGACACAACTTACGATATTCTACGATGGGACGTGTCCATTGTGCGCAAAAGAGATGGCGGCACTTGCCAAGCATGATACCGAGAATAAGATTCAAACCATCGATATCTACAGTGAAGCCTTTTCAGACTACCCTCAGATTGATGCCGACGCAGCCAACACCATTTTGCATGCACTGGATGAGAATGGAAAACTGCTGCTAGGTTTAGACGTGACCTACCAAGCGTGGCGCTTAGTAGGAAAAGGTTGGCTATACGCCCCTTTACGTTGGGCGATATTCAAGCCAGTGGCAGATTGGTGTTATTTACGATTTGCCAAGAACCGATATAAAGTCTCGTTCTGGTTAACCGGAAAGTCGCGCTGCGATGGTAACAGCTGCACAAAATAG
- a CDS encoding sigma-54 dependent transcriptional regulator produces the protein MPSKRVSPEPITRSVILLCNTACLHHSQWVGELRLHNWEAQVAETTEQAIHLLDRRSESYAPIVVSCLTSSSIDKQCEQISALKVHSPSLKAIAICNQPPSRNLSLIKQTFWDYYHLPIDTEWLCRNLGHAYGMVDTKQTKPKPASCHECQLVGQSRTIQQLKKKIAKIANNDFPVLIQGETGTGKSLCARLIHEASARSQKPFIAVNCGAIPQSLIHSELFGFEKGSFTGANKRYVGHVERANGGTLFLDEIGDLELSLQTYLLHFLENSSIERLGSNNQLPVDCRVIFATNVNIEQAVAAGKFRKDLFHRINVLPLDLVPLNDHKEDIEDLVRFELKHNYASKTKLPSDTLEQMKQYHWPGNVRELFNCIKRAIVLSNSSALSTRHMGIQLKDASPDTESDTRLSSKNVRRVIQQHHYNISQSAKALSISRTTLYKLIKKHQIVI, from the coding sequence ATGCCATCAAAAAGAGTATCACCTGAGCCAATAACTCGTTCTGTGATTCTGTTATGCAACACCGCATGCCTGCACCATAGTCAGTGGGTAGGAGAGTTGCGTCTCCATAACTGGGAAGCTCAAGTTGCAGAAACGACAGAACAGGCCATTCACTTACTTGATAGACGCAGCGAAAGCTACGCACCAATTGTCGTTTCTTGTCTAACATCATCCTCAATCGACAAACAGTGTGAGCAAATATCAGCGTTAAAGGTTCACTCTCCAAGTTTAAAAGCAATCGCTATCTGCAACCAACCACCAAGCCGCAACTTATCGCTCATTAAGCAAACCTTTTGGGATTATTACCACCTCCCTATTGATACAGAATGGCTTTGTCGAAATTTAGGGCATGCGTATGGCATGGTCGACACCAAGCAAACTAAGCCTAAGCCTGCCTCGTGCCATGAATGTCAATTGGTAGGGCAATCCAGAACCATCCAACAGCTTAAAAAGAAGATAGCCAAGATCGCTAACAACGATTTTCCAGTGCTGATTCAAGGGGAAACCGGAACAGGAAAAAGCCTATGTGCGCGTTTAATACATGAGGCCTCAGCCCGCAGTCAGAAACCTTTCATCGCAGTAAATTGTGGTGCAATTCCACAATCACTGATTCACTCCGAGTTATTTGGCTTTGAAAAAGGCTCATTCACGGGAGCAAACAAACGCTACGTCGGACACGTGGAAAGAGCGAATGGTGGCACACTATTTTTGGATGAGATCGGCGACCTTGAGCTCTCACTACAAACTTACCTGCTCCACTTTCTTGAAAATAGTTCGATAGAACGACTCGGCAGTAATAACCAATTGCCCGTAGATTGCCGTGTAATTTTCGCCACCAACGTCAATATCGAACAAGCCGTTGCTGCGGGTAAATTTCGAAAGGATCTCTTTCATCGCATCAATGTACTTCCATTAGACCTAGTACCACTCAATGATCACAAAGAAGACATTGAAGATTTGGTTCGATTTGAACTGAAGCACAATTACGCATCCAAAACCAAACTGCCTAGTGACACCCTTGAGCAAATGAAACAGTACCATTGGCCGGGCAATGTCAGAGAATTATTTAACTGCATAAAAAGAGCGATTGTTCTTTCTAACTCAAGCGCCCTCTCTACTCGTCATATGGGAATTCAATTAAAAGACGCTTCGCCCGATACTGAGAGTGACACTCGACTTTCTTCAAAAAATGTTCGTCGAGTGATTCAGCAACACCACTACAATATTTCCCAATCTGCTAAAGCGTTGTCTATTTCCCGAACAACCTTATACAAGCTGATTAAAAAACATCAGATAGTAATTTAA
- a CDS encoding DUF1439 domain-containing protein, whose protein sequence is MIINVAKKFILAASALILGGCVSYSVTEQEMTNYLQDSVMLEQEVGVQNVMYAQVAVDDLAVQIGRADAERVSVLANTNAKVQESLIKSSEPNLVIRDNKLVIELFD, encoded by the coding sequence ATGATAATTAACGTAGCAAAAAAGTTCATTTTAGCGGCTTCTGCACTGATATTAGGTGGTTGTGTGAGCTACAGCGTTACTGAACAAGAAATGACGAACTACCTGCAAGACTCGGTGATGTTAGAACAAGAAGTCGGTGTGCAAAACGTTATGTATGCGCAAGTGGCTGTTGATGACTTAGCGGTGCAAATTGGTCGAGCTGATGCCGAGCGAGTGTCTGTTCTGGCGAATACCAATGCAAAGGTTCAAGAGTCGTTGATTAAGTCGTCGGAACCGAATCTAGTGATCAGAGATAATAAGCTGGTCATCGAACTGTTCGATTGA
- a CDS encoding glutamate synthase-related protein yields the protein MKSPVIADNKPVKVELTEGEEYYFCTCGRSKSQPFCDGSHAGTGFKPKSFVAEESGDAYLCRCKYSNNLPFCDGTHKQFTAEQVGQEGPEVHIQAAAPDLSPAASATKEEPTVEFIHQLARDGLSKVGHHGPMTSMGVPRHLLPHWDDIQVMVAQMATKPLLENVPVGTELIIGPKAKKPLKLDISLFVSDMSFGSLSEEAKVSLAKGAELAGTGICSGEGGMLPEEQAANSRYFYELASAQFGYDEAKLKNVQAFHFKGGQGAKTGTGGHLPGAKNIGKIAEVRGIEAGTAAISPPTFVDLKTIEDFKKFADRVREVTGGIPIGFKLSANHIEEDIQFALDASADYIILDGRGGGTGAAPEMFRDHISVPTIPALARARAYLDKQGVSDRVTLIITGGLRVPMDFVKAMALGADGVAISNSAMQSIGCVAARMCNTNNCPAGIATQKADLRQRLNVEKASNQLKNFFEASTELMQVMARACGHDHLNQFNPHDLATWNREMAELSGVAYSGFSSLNKLK from the coding sequence ATGAAGAGTCCAGTAATCGCGGATAACAAACCCGTCAAAGTCGAGCTGACAGAGGGAGAAGAGTATTACTTTTGTACCTGCGGCCGATCTAAAAGTCAGCCCTTTTGTGACGGTTCCCATGCCGGTACGGGTTTCAAACCGAAAAGTTTTGTCGCCGAAGAAAGCGGAGACGCCTACCTGTGTCGTTGTAAGTATTCCAACAACCTGCCTTTTTGCGATGGCACTCATAAACAGTTTACTGCGGAACAAGTTGGGCAAGAAGGCCCAGAGGTTCACATTCAAGCGGCTGCGCCAGATTTGTCTCCTGCTGCGAGCGCAACCAAAGAAGAGCCGACCGTCGAGTTTATTCATCAACTGGCGCGTGATGGTTTATCCAAGGTCGGACATCATGGGCCAATGACCTCTATGGGCGTGCCAAGACACCTATTGCCTCACTGGGATGATATTCAAGTGATGGTCGCGCAAATGGCCACCAAGCCTTTGCTGGAGAACGTGCCAGTTGGAACTGAACTGATTATTGGTCCCAAAGCGAAGAAGCCGCTTAAATTGGACATCTCTTTGTTTGTGTCTGATATGAGCTTTGGCTCGCTATCTGAAGAAGCAAAAGTCTCATTGGCGAAAGGGGCTGAACTCGCAGGAACAGGCATCTGCTCTGGTGAAGGCGGTATGTTACCCGAAGAACAAGCGGCGAACTCTCGCTACTTTTATGAATTAGCCAGTGCTCAGTTTGGTTACGATGAAGCTAAGCTCAAAAACGTTCAAGCCTTCCATTTTAAAGGCGGGCAGGGTGCAAAAACAGGAACGGGCGGGCACTTACCGGGCGCGAAGAACATAGGAAAAATCGCGGAAGTGCGTGGCATTGAAGCGGGCACGGCTGCGATTTCTCCACCCACCTTTGTTGACCTTAAAACGATCGAGGATTTCAAAAAGTTCGCTGATCGTGTTCGAGAGGTGACAGGCGGTATCCCGATCGGCTTTAAGTTAAGTGCCAATCACATCGAAGAAGACATTCAATTCGCGCTTGATGCCAGTGCCGATTACATCATCTTAGATGGGCGTGGTGGTGGTACAGGGGCTGCGCCAGAAATGTTCCGTGACCATATCAGCGTCCCCACTATTCCAGCACTCGCTCGTGCTAGAGCGTATCTCGATAAACAAGGGGTCAGTGACAGAGTCACATTGATCATCACGGGCGGTTTGCGTGTGCCGATGGACTTTGTGAAAGCGATGGCGCTTGGTGCTGATGGTGTCGCTATCTCAAACAGTGCTATGCAGTCGATAGGTTGTGTAGCGGCGAGAATGTGTAACACTAATAATTGTCCGGCGGGTATTGCGACTCAAAAGGCCGACTTACGCCAGCGTTTAAATGTCGAAAAGGCATCGAATCAGCTTAAGAACTTCTTCGAGGCCTCGACAGAATTAATGCAAGTGATGGCGAGGGCGTGTGGGCATGATCATTTGAATCAATTTAACCCTCATGATTTAGCAACATGGAATCGCGAAATGGCGGAGCTATCGGGCGTTGCTTATTCGGGTTTCAGTTCATTAAATAAACTTAAGTAA
- a CDS encoding arylamine N-acetyltransferase has translation MEQRQITEYFSRIGLSQPSDTTIESLKAIHQHQHRSIPFENFDVVQGLPIQLSAEALYEKLVVNQRGGYCQELNGQLLNVLTHLGFEARSLLGRVHLAGEPTGRSHRVTMVTIDDKQWLVDAGFGTFTPRAPLLLETGVEQSNDLQTFRFVEDELYGLLLQIKQGEEWMKVYSLDMTHVCANDLESSNFFTSNSPKSIFTSNCIAALPIEDGIVTLLNQTIKVTKNGITEEWLLEDEASYFAALQTYFGLTLNVPFSLIKKCF, from the coding sequence ATGGAACAGCGTCAGATCACCGAGTATTTTTCAAGAATCGGCTTATCTCAGCCAAGCGACACCACAATCGAAAGCCTAAAGGCGATTCATCAACATCAACACAGAAGTATCCCGTTTGAAAACTTTGATGTGGTTCAGGGCTTACCGATTCAGCTTTCAGCAGAGGCACTGTATGAAAAGCTGGTGGTGAATCAGCGAGGTGGTTACTGCCAAGAGTTAAATGGACAGTTGTTGAACGTGCTGACGCACTTGGGCTTTGAAGCGAGAAGCCTGCTTGGCCGTGTTCACCTAGCAGGCGAGCCGACAGGGCGCAGTCATCGAGTCACCATGGTGACCATTGATGACAAGCAGTGGCTGGTGGATGCGGGCTTTGGCACCTTCACGCCACGTGCTCCATTGTTGCTAGAAACCGGTGTTGAACAGTCTAATGATCTACAAACCTTCCGCTTCGTAGAAGACGAGCTATACGGCTTGCTACTGCAAATCAAGCAGGGCGAAGAGTGGATGAAGGTATACAGCCTAGACATGACTCACGTGTGTGCGAACGATTTAGAGTCGAGCAACTTCTTTACATCTAACAGCCCGAAATCGATTTTTACATCGAACTGTATTGCGGCGCTGCCTATTGAAGATGGGATTGTCACGCTACTGAATCAAACCATCAAGGTGACCAAAAACGGCATTACCGAAGAGTGGTTATTAGAAGATGAGGCGTCTTACTTTGCTGCTTTACAAACCTATTTTGGGCTCACACTCAACGTACCTTTTTCACTTATAAAGAAATGTTTCTAA
- a CDS encoding NAD(P)H-dependent oxidoreductase: MKVLAIGATNSTTSINQQLAAYTAGLVEGAQVEVLDLNDFEMPIYSEKREQDSGIHQHAQRFFDKIGESDAVVISFAEYNGSYTAAFKNVFDWASRIDMKVYQGKPVVMLATSPGSGGATSVLSSAVNSAPYFDADVKGSMSVPSFYDNFDMETGEMTNADMIENLKVIMNKVG; this comes from the coding sequence ATGAAAGTATTAGCGATTGGCGCAACCAACAGTACAACATCAATCAACCAACAGCTTGCAGCATACACCGCAGGTTTAGTCGAAGGCGCGCAAGTTGAGGTGCTCGACCTCAATGATTTCGAGATGCCGATTTATAGCGAGAAAAGAGAGCAAGACTCGGGCATTCATCAACACGCTCAACGTTTCTTTGACAAAATCGGAGAATCAGACGCGGTTGTCATCTCCTTTGCGGAATACAACGGCTCATACACAGCGGCGTTTAAAAATGTGTTCGATTGGGCATCACGCATCGATATGAAAGTGTATCAAGGTAAGCCTGTGGTGATGCTGGCTACCTCTCCGGGCTCCGGTGGTGCGACTTCGGTGTTGTCTTCTGCGGTTAACTCTGCGCCTTACTTCGATGCCGATGTGAAAGGATCGATGTCTGTTCCTAGTTTCTACGACAACTTCGATATGGAGACGGGCGAGATGACTAACGCAGATATGATCGAGAATCTTAAGGTGATCATGAATAAGGTTGGCTAA
- a CDS encoding enoyl-CoA hydratase/isomerase family protein: MTLLSITNQNCIATVSINNPPVNVLTFDLINEINEFVLSLKDDRDTKVVVFKSLHAEFFLAHLDLNVINGTQGGQAGSIEFNHMIENIKAMKQVSVAVVDGVARGGGNEFVMACDLAYGTENSAFAQPEIHVNIPTGGQGAVQFARRMGKNKALQALLLGNDFTAQQAESRNIITQFVPKAELEDFLATTLGVISQLEVRDIVMYKEIIATSIKDEQAGAELELRYFLERAKEQKTAAIIAAFLKHGGQTEREAKDIQGIFVDTAAELSN; the protein is encoded by the coding sequence ATGACACTACTATCAATTACTAATCAAAATTGCATTGCTACTGTATCAATCAACAATCCACCAGTGAACGTATTAACTTTCGATTTAATTAATGAAATCAATGAGTTTGTTCTATCGCTAAAAGATGACCGCGATACTAAAGTGGTGGTATTCAAATCACTACATGCTGAATTCTTCCTAGCTCATTTAGATCTTAATGTGATCAACGGCACTCAAGGTGGACAGGCTGGCTCAATCGAATTCAACCACATGATTGAAAACATCAAAGCGATGAAACAAGTGTCTGTTGCTGTTGTGGATGGTGTTGCTCGTGGAGGCGGTAATGAGTTTGTGATGGCATGTGACTTAGCTTATGGCACTGAAAATTCAGCGTTCGCGCAACCAGAAATTCATGTAAACATCCCGACAGGTGGTCAAGGCGCGGTACAGTTTGCAAGACGTATGGGTAAAAACAAAGCACTACAAGCACTATTGCTAGGTAACGATTTTACGGCGCAACAAGCTGAAAGCCGCAATATCATTACTCAGTTCGTGCCGAAAGCAGAACTTGAAGATTTCTTAGCGACAACGCTAGGTGTGATCAGCCAATTAGAAGTGCGTGACATCGTGATGTACAAAGAGATCATCGCGACCTCAATCAAAGATGAGCAAGCGGGCGCAGAGCTAGAATTACGTTACTTCTTAGAGCGTGCAAAAGAGCAAAAAACAGCGGCCATCATTGCTGCATTCCTAAAGCACGGTGGTCAAACTGAGCGCGAAGCAAAAGACATTCAAGGCATCTTCGTTGATACCGCCGCTGAGTTATCAAACTAA